The following proteins are encoded in a genomic region of Nicoliella spurrieriana:
- a CDS encoding IS3 family transposase, with product MLLRCQRAPIYYWFNYKPTARYQQNIILKRDILVAWKQSRYVYGYPRIHQILLNQSLKVSSRTV from the coding sequence ATGCTTTTAAGATGCCAAAGAGCACCTATATATTACTGGTTCAATTATAAACCAACAGCTCGATATCAGCAAAATATTATTTTAAAACGGGATATTTTAGTCGCTTGGAAGCAGAGCCGGTATGTCTATGGGTATCCAAGAATTCACCAGATCCTTTTGAATCAAAGCCTCAAAGTTAGTTCTAGAACGGTTTAG